From the genome of Vitis riparia cultivar Riparia Gloire de Montpellier isolate 1030 chromosome 11, EGFV_Vit.rip_1.0, whole genome shotgun sequence:
TGCAGTAGTAGCAAAAGGTAGGCGAACAATATGCTTCAACTTCTGGCTGAACATATAGTAACCCTACAAAATCAACGTAGGTTTCATGGTTTCCCAACTAGATAAATCATCAATCATGGAACCATATGATTTGAGATCAAGCAACAAGTACAGAAGAAGCATTGATGGATCACACTAACCAAATTCATCTGATAAGAGATAAGTTTATCACTCCAACTATCACAAGTGTGATTTTGCAGAATAGTGGTTTTGTGTGTGCATTTGGGTGGGCCCCTCTGTTTTTGCAAATCGAACCCATGCTTTTGGTTAAAAAAGCGGTGACAAGTTTTCTAGAATTATCATGACACAGGTTAAGTACAGCGGTTACTATATAGGCAAAACTTCCCAAAAGGTTTAATGCATTATAATTCTTTGTTTTCTATTGATGTTGCCCTCATATAATTTATGCTCTGGTGTTTTTCAGTTTATTGCCATGGGTAGATAACTGTACAACAATATGATAAAGTAAGCTTAAAGTATAAAATCCTCACAACAATGTTAAAGACTGATTTCAAGTATCTTAAAATAGGTGCATAGACCACCACCAATCAATTTCTATGCCaccaaaaaaaacaactaaaggCTCATTTGCATCATGGAAAGAATAACGAAAAttaaaagggaaagaaaataaagaggaaaaagggAAGGATAAATTTAAACTCAATTAATTCTTTTCCTATCATGCTCCTCCATTGTTATCTCCTTTATATAgaggataaaaaatttaaaaatgtcttAGTTTTTGAACAATTctcattatatttcattttcctttgtattttttatgataaaccAAATAGGAGATTCGAGATTATTTCCTAGTACTTTCATCATCCAAATGGagcctaaataaaaaaagaaaggtctGGTATATGGTAAATAACATAGAAATGTATGCAATTTCATGAATAATACAAATTTCACATCTCTAAGCCTCCAAAGTTTCCATATGTTACAAAATGAGATCTACATGCATATGTTCTTCTAACgcacaattataaaaaataaaaataaaaataaaaaggaaaatggacaGTTAACTCTGAAGTGAATAAATGTTACCTGCAAGCGGATCTTTTGGACTTGGTAGACTAGATACTGTTGAAAGGCACCTGAAAACATAATGAGTATGACATTAAAACTCATCTTCCTAAGCAGAAGAATACCCATTCAAAAAGCTAAGAAACAAGGAACATGAGAACCAATGGTTGAGATGGCCTTTGAAGTCTTGAGCAAGAGTATATGGCAGTCAATCACccaacaacaagaaaaaaatcatcGGAAGATTACACAAGCTAAGAAAACGCATTCTCATAATTCAGATACATTAACTAAATTGCATTGCACACAAATGCTTCATGATTCTGTCTACCAATGGaacaatattattaattttacataAGTCAACAAATGCCATAGAATTACACAACAGTGGCAATAAAACTGAACACAAGATGCCCCCTGGGATGTAGCTCAGTGGAACACTGGAACCAAAGGTCCAGAGTTTGAGACTTGTGATATTTAAGTGGTGTAGGGTAAAAAAGCAGCCTAATGTCTCAGGAGGTTTGCTTCAATGGCAGTTGGAattaaacacacacacacacaaaaacaaaaaacaaaaaacaaaacaagaacaGGAACATAGGACTCCTGGAACCATTTGATAAATATCTTTTGAAGttcaagaattttctttttgtgacTTGAAAGGCTTCCATTAGATCTTTAGTTATTTCTGATTAAGGGGGCTATCTTCAGTGAAAGAACATGAGGAATATTGATTCAATTGCAGGAGATTTTAATTAATCTCTTCCCAACAATACATGGTGCTTGCTGTAATTCTAAAAATGTGTTTGGAATAGTTCCTTATTTGGATAGTAACCATAATAAAGTATTTGGCATGTCGTCAGTGATAAAACACAGAAACATCTCTCTGCAGAAGAGTAATACCCTTACTAGGGGCAGCATGGGTAACCTTATCACTTCCTTTTAACACTGATTCGCTATCACTGTTGGGTTGCTAATAGATTGGAGAGgctcaaaaaaatttatggaaagAGAGAAGTGATAGCTTATATGTTAAGTGTAAGATGGTCCATCTACTAGTACAGATCCGGTCCTCGATACTCACACTTTAGCAACATAGTTTTCACAAAGAGAAGTTAACAATGCTCAACGAGTAGACTTTAGTCACacgaaaatgaaaattataagaaattaggATGAAACTAATACAGGTCACTAGACCtatgtttaaatatataatgtGTTGTTAGAAAAACCACAGAACAAACATATCACATGGAGAAGTTAATTCAAACACAAACCATAAAACCAGTGGAAAGAAAACAAGCACATGTAGAAATAAGTAGGCTTAAAAAGGCAAAGCTTCAGTGAAAAACCTGTGATCATCAAAAAAGCAACATCACAACTGCAAAGCAATGAGGGGCCCAAACTCTTTATCGGATGAAACATCCATGGAGCTGCCACAGCCAAAATAGCATAACCTGCCTACAATGGAACAACAATCAGGCAATTGACATTTTATCCAAGTATGGGAAGAACCTTGCCCTCCAACAAactgaaaatatcatattttaccCAATCAGGCAACATATGACAACAGGTAAGTTATACTTGCCAATAAAAAACAGTAGAAAACACTCCCGATGATGCTCGTAGGCTTTCGATGACCAAATAAAGGAGCCTCATGCAGTACATCAAGAAACCTAGAGTAGCATAGATGAATTTCCATCAGAAATACCAGCAAAAATCCAATGTGACATGGACATGGCAGAGAAAAATACCTttcttaagagaaaaaaaatgctctATGCTCAAACATCATATTAAACTAAGCCGAGTGGAAAAATTGcctaacaacaaaaatatgattGAGTTTTTTTCCCGGGACAGACTAGTGAAAGTTCTTTTAACACaacattaataaatcaaacgcaaaaataaaaataataataataaataaataaataaataaataaaaaccccTTCATAAATGcgaaagaaaacaataaaaataaaagtaatggAATCATTCTAATTTAGCAGTTGAACAGAGTAATAGGAACAGTGAACATGATTGTCATCAAACATAGAACGTGTcactaaaaaaattctataacaAACGGTGGTTTTCATGTAGCCAACCCTAACCAGTTGGGATTTAAGGCTTCGCTTATGAACAGCCAGTGAAAATGAGTTCTAACATTTAAAATCAACCTGAATTCGGAATCTTTGGAACTTTCTAATGCAAATCCGGAGTTGAAAATGAGACAAATTCACAAAAAACTAGAACAATTCCAAAACTCAACCCACAGAAATCAATCTAGCAAATGCAAAACTCAACGGCAAGCTAATTAGGAGTGTGAATcaccaaaaatttcaaacagAACAAGTGGATTCTCGGAATTCAGCAGAAACTTCAGCAGACGAACACAATTACAAACACTGAAAACACGAATCAAGTAGAGATCTGTTTCTTGCAACACAAGTTAATGAATTGAAAGCATTGAGAGAGAAGAGAAACATTTTATGGAGCAGGAAAACTCACAAGGTGTTCTCCTCCGGCGACGTGGAGGTCGCCGACGAGTGCCGCTCCGTTGACATTCAGAGCGATTTGGGTTGAGCTCATTCGCCGGAGGTGTTGAAACTTGAATCTATGTATATGGAGTTCACTCTCATTGGGCCCCCCTTGGTCTTCATTTAACTGCGGTGGACGTGTCCCAATGGCTGTAAGTTTGGGCCGGTCCGGCCCATGGTAAAATATGACTtctaaaaaagtaatattttttttgtttttggctttATCCTCGAGCTAAAGTCATAGTTAATAGCTTCTTCCATAAGCTAAAATGAAGCTTCTATTGTTTAAAAACATCAATCCAAAAAGTAGACATATTTAAGCAAAACTTCAATTCAAAGAGGTAGACATAATTAAGCAAAATCGCTTTTAActtcttaaaaaacaatttaaattgtGTCTTCATGACTTCCATGGTAAGCTCTTCTTTTAATGCATAAGATGCAAAGgcttatatattattattattatttttaaatatgaaaattaatccatttttagaaatatgaaaattaatatagaagttattactattttttattttttaaaaacatgataatatataaaattatttgctCTATAAAAACTCATATATTTATAgtactatgattttttttcttacttgatATAGTATATTATAATCATCTCatatacatataatatatatatatatatatatgtaaacttCTCTTAATcatgtatataatttttaaagtcataaaagTCTTTTGAATAAAAGACGATGATACCTACATGAGTTATATATACTAAGTTCTTTCCATTGTGGGATTCTCTTATTCATTAACACAAATATTTCTTTCTAGATGAACTAGACAAATGTTTTCTTGAGTTAGACTCTAAAATCCTGCAAGAGTGTAGTCATACTTAGTGTTTTTATGCTTATCTCTCAAGCcttttaaaatctatatttatcaagttccattaatttttatatcacatGTGATTAGGTCTCTCAATATCCAttgtaataaaatatcataCCTTTAGCTCCTGAAaattttaagcaaaaaaaataagataaaaagttttttttttttttaattttctctttcttttatttatttatttaatagaaaataaaaggaaagaaaattaaaatattggaaaatacttttttttttcaaactttcctcaattttttctaaggaaaatggaatatatatattctcttactttctttaatatttttccttacattttttatacttttttttttcccttttcacaATAGTTTCCAAATCTAGTGGATGCACTTTAAAACTATTTCCAATATCACAAAGGACAATGTCGACAAAATggtaaaataaatcaatattttcccattatattttaatattcatggaaaaaaattattaggagACAAGATTGAAGTATTGAACACCAAATAGATATCCATTCTCATCCAGATAAATTGGTTTTGTAAGTATTGATTACAGTTGAAAGAGATGGCTCCCTTATGGATTGCATTGGCTGTGTGCAGCATAATTTGCAGTAGAGCAGCGGCAGATGTAGGTGTTTGCTATGGCCTCCATGGAGACAACCTCCCACCACCAAAAGAGGTGGTGGCACTCTACAAACATTACGGGATTCAAAGCATGAGGCTATTTGACCCTAATCCCTCAGCCCTTGAAGCTCTTAAAGGGTCCGGTATTGGAGTCATACTGGGCGTTCCGAATACAGACATACCCAACATTGCATCAAGCCAAGCTGCTGCCCAGCAATGGTTTGACACCAATCTGGCACCATATCTGAATGATGTTAACTTCTTGTATATTGCCGTCGGCAATGAGGTGATACCAGGAGGGGATGGAAGCACAATTGCTGGAGCAATGAAGAATATACAAACAATTCTAAGTAGCAAAAATGTAGGTGGTATCAAGGTTAGTACTGCGGTGCCACTGACCGTATTGGGAACCTCATTCCCCCCTTCAGCAGGGCAGTTTTCAAAGGAGGTTGATGGTGTGATGAGGGCCATTCTGGGGGTTTTATCAGCGCAGGGCTCACCCCTAATGATCAATGTGTATCCTTACTATGGATATGTAGGAGACCCAGCAAACGTACTCTTGGATTATGCAGTGTTTAGGGCCAATGGCACGGTGGTTCAAGATGGGCCACTGGGGTATTCTAACCTGTTTGATGCGATGGTGGATGCCTTTTACTCGGCAATGGAGAAAGCGGGCGGGAGTACGGTGGGTGTTGTAGTGACTGAGAGTGGTTGGCCGTCTGCTGGGAAAGGGAACGTTACCACCCCAGAGATTGCAGGGACTTATAACAGGAATTTCTTGGCACATCTCAACGCCAATGGGACACCAAAGAGGCCTGATGCTAAGATAGATGGATATATTTTTGCGATGTTCAATGAGAATCTAAAGCCCGGTGCTGCCACGGAGCAAAATTTTGGACTCTTCTATCCTAATAAGCAACCTGTTTATCCGGTATTTAATCCGATtatctaaattctaaaaaaaaaaaattaagagtgttTATGTAATGTTACATCTTAATTTATTACATTAATAAAGATTAGCAGTTTCCGGGATTGATCAAGGAGAGAGATGGTGGGATAAAATATTGCAGTAAGGCAAAATCTACAAATTAAATAAGCTACATGCTTTAATTGAAGTTTGTTTTCATAAAAGACAAGGTTTCTTCCTTAGCAACATATTCATTCAATATGACTTTGTTTTTTCAATGACTAATAAATGAAAGAAGATTGAAAATTATGGagaatgtttgaaaatttgcaAATTTAACCTCAACCACTAGGTGTCCTCTGGACACACTTTTCttttatgcttttaaaaataaaaaattataataactcttatctaaaatataaaaattctttcaaacttatatataaaaaatgatttttaaaaacggtttaagaaattaatatattaattttttttactacctcatatttaaatttttaaatttagtttttaattagagttattatattttatgtaaagGCTATTattatcttctatttttaaaaataaaaaactgttgttttttaaaataataataataataataataataataataatagcaatggttagggttatttgattaaaagggttatTGAATCTGAATTTGGAAATCTAACTCTCCTTCAATTTTTGCcatatttttgacaaaaatgacatcattttttctttaaaaaataatttttttttctaaaacctatatataaatatttgaaatggtgaaagacatttatgtaaaaaataaactaattttcaaataaaagcaTGAGAGAtgttagatttataaattttagagATTGTTTCATGTCTTTTAacaattaattctaatttttatataaaatattaaaactctTAAAGGCTTGTATTAAAAaagtatgattttttaaaattgtttaaaagaattgagatatttaaaaaaaaaattactaccaTAAATCTTAAAGCAATTTAAATTGTTTgctttttaacttaattttttgaaggcaattatattttaataaaaaaattaaatgtatatatatttttcaatctttAATTTGCTTTAAGACTTAAAAGGTAAAAGTTTAAAagtgttaatttttatttttgagttatttgattaaaaatccaaattaaaaaatttaaccttgcatcttttttttttatcctcctTTTAAcgaaaatatccttatttttttcttgtaaaaataattttattttataaaagttatatctaaatacttgaaatgaaaaatggtatttatgtaaaaatgGGTTAGTTTTCGTTGATTTTTAAcaattaattctttattttttttgttatattctACCAAGTTGGGCCGGCCACATTGAGGAATCGGGCCTGTAGGTGCCGAAGGAGGCCATTTGAATGTGATTATTTAAATGGGCCAGAAGCCCAAGAACCAGAAAATCAGAGCCCAGAAGTATAACAAACGAAGAAGCCTTGCAGAGGGTGGGAAAACCCTAGCGCATTCATAGATGCTGATGCTGACCCTCGCCACGAAACCCTTCATCTCGATCGCTCCTCGGCACAATCTGCATATGGGTTTTTCTATATCAGCTTCGTCCACGCCACTGCTCTTTCCATGAAGAAACAATCTGAAAATCGCGGAGCAAATAACATATCTTTATGTCTTCTTTGTGCCCACCAGACTCAGCCCTGTGATGGCGTGGCGTTGCAGATGACCCTCCTCCTCTTCATTACTCGTCCCTCGAGGGTTCGGGCCTCCAAGATCGCCATAGCCCAGTTCCACGAGCACGCCGTTGGAATCTCTCGCAATCGGCCCGAGGTAATTCAAAACCCAGAGAATTGGATTGTTAAGGTTATATGCACGCTATGCGTCCGTACACACTCGCTTGATGCTTGTTTGGATTATTTCAGTAAGACATTGACCCCGTCTATTGCTTTTGAGGTTGTTCGAGGTCTGAACAATCCAGAATTAGCCTTGAAGTTTTTCCAGCTCAGTAGGGTGAATTTGAATCTCTGTCATTCTTTCAGGACTTATAGTTTTCTATTGAGGTCTCTTTCTGAAATGGGTCTCCATGAATCTGCGAAAGCTGTTTATGATTGTATGAACATTGATGGGCATTCACCTGATGCTTcggttttagggtttttggtGTCCTCGGCAACTGATGCGGGCAAGTTCAACATTGCCAGGACATGGGTTGATGGAGTTGAGTTCAGTTTGGTTGTGTATAATAAGTTATTGAATCAGTTAGTTAGAGGGAATCAAGTGGATGAGGCTGTTTGCTTCTTTAGAGAGCAAATGGGTTTACATGGTCCTTTTGATTCTTgcagttttaatattttaattcgAGGTTTGTGTAGAATTGGGAAGGTTGATAAGGCTTTTGAGTTATTCAATGAAATGGGAGGTTTTGGTTGTTCTCCTGATGTTATTACCTATAATACTCTTATAAATGGATTTTGTAGGGTTAATGAGGTGGATAGAGGGCATGATTTATTGAAGGAATTGTTATCGAAGAATGATTTGTCACCCGATGTTGTAACCTATACATCAATTATATCAGGTTATTGCAAGTTGGGTAAGATGGAGAAAGCttctattctttttaataacATGATTAGCTCTGGTATCAAGCCCAATGCATTTACTTTTAACATTCTTATCAATGGTTTCGGCAAGGTTGGAGACATGGTTTCAGCTGAGAATATGTATGAGGAGATGCTTCTTCTTGGTTGCCCTCCGGATATTATCACTTTCACTTCCCTGATTGATGGTCATTGTCGAACAGGGAAAGTGGAGCGGAGTTTGAAGCTCTGGCATGAACTGAATGCCAGAAATTTGTCTCCAAATGAGTATACTTTCGCTATTCTTATCAATGCCTTGTGCAAGGAGAACAGATTGCATGAGGCTCGTGGCTTCTTGAGGGACTTGAAGTGGAGGCATATTGTTGCTCAACCGTTTATGTACAACCCTGTGATTGATGGGTTTTGCAAGGCTGGGAATGTAGATGAGGCGAATGTGATTCTGGCAGAGATGGAGGAGAAGAGATGTAAACCTGATAAAATAACATTTACTATTCTAATTATTGGGCATTGCATGAAAGGGAGATTGTCAGAAGCAATCAGCATTTTTAATCGGATGTTGGGAACTGGTTGTGCTCCGGATTCCATTACAATGACATCTTTAATATCTTGTCTTTTGAAGGCTGGAATGCCTAATGAAGCCTATAGGATTATGCAAATAGCATCAGAGGATTTCAACTTGGGTTTGAAGTCTTTGAAAAGGAATGTTCCATTAAGGACAAACACAGATATTCCAGTGGCTGTTTAACAAATGGGCTGCTAAGGAAGGACACGTAGTGTCATGGACCTGGTGCAAGAGGTCCTTCTCCGTCATGtgcaaatatgaaataaaacatattCAGCCATGGTGGAAATCAGTTAGTAACCGGTAAGTACTTTGTCCATAAATCTACACTAGCTTTTGAATTTAACATTCTTCCAAATTAATGCTGATTTTCTTGACCTTGTATTCATGTTTCTTTCTGCTGCAAGTTTCCTAGTATTAACCTTTAATTTCTTCTGaaatttttaagtaattctATTTCTTAATTAGGCATTTATTTGTAACTAATCAATTGTTGAATGCACTGTGCTCATCTTGCGCGTGTTGGCAATTTCTATTATGATGCGTATGTATTTTGGGACATTATATTGAAAATACATACACCTtctttaaggctatgtttggttacaggaaaattagagggaaaatgcaagggaaagaaaatagagaggaaaaatagaagaaaataaaaaatgaagagaaataaaaaatagatttaaagtcaataaatcatttttatatgctacttcaaactctaatttattttatctcttcTATATtgggattaaataatttgaaaatgcataactttttaactattttaattatattagattttctttctatatCTTTTGTAATAAAACCAACCATGAGAAAGTTATTTTGCTCTTTCCGTAGTACTGTTCTGGAACCAACATTAGGATCTGATTACATTCAAATTGTAATGGGGGAGatgaaaaaacaattatatatctTAAAAGCATCTAGAATGAGTGCTTGCTTTGTGATGACATATTACCCGATTCACTGCCACTTATACAGATTGTCTAGTTGCCAAAATTCACAAACTGGCAATGTTTGCTCTCTAAATCTATAGGTTTCCGTTTGTGATTTTGGTTCATTGATTTGTTTCTGCGAAAACAGTTTATGTCCACTGTTGATGGACTGACAAATCACTTTCCCGGTCTTGCCAGTTTGCCACTTGCCACTTGCAATGAGGGTCAATCTCTCTACAATATACTGCTGGAAAAATGCATGTAAAAGTTACATTTAACTCTGTATAAATTATAACAAGAAATCATGTTCAGGACAAGCACTGTATAAAAGCAGCGCACCCATGGGAAGCATCAGATATGTGTTTCACCGTGTTCAGGTTCAGGGATGTAATAAATCAACCTGGATGGGTCTGGGAAGCAAGGAAAGGGGaaagaaaacgaaaatgaaaacaTGCCAAAACTGAAGAAAATCTATGCATTTACCTCAACTTTcttaattttgtattaaaatattgaaCTGAAACCAAGGCCCAtctccattttattatttgaactTGTGCAGAAAAAATTATGACTGAAGGTACTGATCAGGCTTAGATGGGTGCATGTTGGAGCATCAAAGAACATGACCATATCTGTAGATGACATCCCACTTTTAACTCCCTTACCTATAAGGTTGAATTAGAATCGTACTGTTTCCTTTTCAATTCTGCATTTTAATGGCTTTGTTCCCTTCATTTGGATTTGCAGGTTGGAGCTAATGCATTCCAGATATTGGAGCCCCCCTGAACGGTATTCAGTCCTTGCCCACCATCCCTGGTTTAGGGTATGATCCAAGATTGAAGGCATGTTTGTCTGATCTGATCTGATCTTGTCATGGGAACATCATAAATGCTCGAGTTCACAGGTCTGGAGGCCATGGAAAAAACTCAAGGGAAAGCTGTTTTCTGGTTTGATTGTAGGAAAGAAACTCAGATGATGGCTAGAGGTCATTATGCAGACAGGGCGATGTTCCATGTAACttggattttcaaaattgaagtcATATACATGGATCAATAAAGCGATACAGCTTCTTTGCTTCATTCACCCCATTCAACATGTAATTCATGCTGATACCTCTTTCCTATAAATGCTGAGAATCATTTGTAATTTTGGAAAGAAGcgggaaaataaaaagaaaaaacaggttCCTTTTGTAGGCTATGATACAGGTGAAAATAAAGGTTCCTTATGGAGGCTATGATACaggttttaggtttaaatttgcTTGCTTGACCCAGAAGCTCCAAACTAGTGTTTCAATAGTAGTATCTATTGAACAAAAGATTAAGTTGAATGTGTATGGTAAGCAAAATGCCAAGATAGGATAGTAGTATCTATTTAACAAGAGATTTAAGTTGAATGTGTATGGTAAGATTTAGGCAACTGGAATCAAGGTGTTGGGTGTAAATAATGAACTTGAAAATATATGCTTAATAACATCACCATCACCTAATGGGTGCTAAATCCTACTGAAAAGTACACTTTGTATTATAGTCAGTCCCGACAAAATAAGACAGCTGTTGCTTCATAGGCCACGACTTGATCTTTATGGTGGTAATAAAGTCCTGCTAACTGAGGTGATAACAAGAAACAAATGTACCAGGTTCTTTTGAGGACATCCGTGGATGGGAGTAACTGTTAGGGCcatatgacatttttttaacCGTATAATTAAAGATTGACATTTATAAGCCAATTTCAACAATGCACAGCATAGGTTTTTAGTGCGAAGGGAAGGAGAGAATGGAGTAAAAACTAAATACCAAAGGAAATGTATTGATAACTAACACACCACCATAGATAGAAAATTACAAGGGTGTTTGTTGAGTACATCATAGCCACCATTTATAGAGGGCAAATGCTTTGGCTTTATTTTGTACATAAAAGCTTGCATCTTCATCAGTGTACTGACCCTTCCCCTCCTCACCTCAGATATGAACAATAACAATTCAAATCTACAACCTCGAAAGAGCCCACCAGCTTAAGCAACAACGGGATATGATGAGCAAGTTGCCACACCTGCAACGAAATCATCAGTTTCAGTTTCAGGTTCTAACTTTATGGATGGCTTAATTAACCTTCAAGGATGCTAAGAAGCAATCATTTGAAAGCATTAAACAGTCTAGTCTACGCGTGGAAACTTACCACACATATTCTTGCCCAACTCCATTTTGAAGTAGCCATTGTCGCCCCAGTTTTCTCCCCATGAGTTCTTGATGAGCCAGTATGCTACACCATCTTCAACTCCATACCCGACTGCAAGAACAGCATGGTTCACATCCTGccaaataaaattcattaatgtCTGAAAGAACGATACCACATCATCTCTCTCTATAGGGCACAGAGGGTCTGATGTCAAAGAACATGTATAAGTACCCATGATTGGGTAATATGTCTTCATGTGCATACATTTTGATACAACACAAAACAAACAGATCGAAAAAATGAGGTGACCATGAGATGCCGCTCAAACCTACAACTACTTTGAATTACTTACTTTCTAGAAATCTATATAAGGCTCTTAGTATTGTTCTTGCATTAGAAATGAATGCTTCATGAATCTCAATTAAAATCTACCAAACTTTTCCTATTTGATAAACACAATGTTTTGGGGATGTTCACCCGATAGGGTatagaaaatatcatatttccaATGAGAAAAACTC
Proteins encoded in this window:
- the LOC117924843 gene encoding glucan endo-1,3-beta-glucosidase-like; protein product: MAPLWIALAVCSIICSRAAADVGVCYGLHGDNLPPPKEVVALYKHYGIQSMRLFDPNPSALEALKGSGIGVILGVPNTDIPNIASSQAAAQQWFDTNLAPYLNDVNFLYIAVGNEVIPGGDGSTIAGAMKNIQTILSSKNVGGIKVSTAVPLTVLGTSFPPSAGQFSKEVDGVMRAILGVLSAQGSPLMINVYPYYGYVGDPANVLLDYAVFRANGTVVQDGPLGYSNLFDAMVDAFYSAMEKAGGSTVGVVVTESGWPSAGKGNVTTPEIAGTYNRNFLAHLNANGTPKRPDAKIDGYIFAMFNENLKPGAATEQNFGLFYPNKQPVYPVFNPII
- the LOC117925011 gene encoding pentatricopeptide repeat-containing protein At2g06000; the encoded protein is MKKQSENRGANNISLCLLCAHQTQPCDGVALQMTLLLFITRPSRVRASKIAIAQFHEHAVGISRNRPEVIQNPENWIVKVICTLCVRTHSLDACLDYFSKTLTPSIAFEVVRGLNNPELALKFFQLSRVNLNLCHSFRTYSFLLRSLSEMGLHESAKAVYDCMNIDGHSPDASVLGFLVSSATDAGKFNIARTWVDGVEFSLVVYNKLLNQLVRGNQVDEAVCFFREQMGLHGPFDSCSFNILIRGLCRIGKVDKAFELFNEMGGFGCSPDVITYNTLINGFCRVNEVDRGHDLLKELLSKNDLSPDVVTYTSIISGYCKLGKMEKASILFNNMISSGIKPNAFTFNILINGFGKVGDMVSAENMYEEMLLLGCPPDIITFTSLIDGHCRTGKVERSLKLWHELNARNLSPNEYTFAILINALCKENRLHEARGFLRDLKWRHIVAQPFMYNPVIDGFCKAGNVDEANVILAEMEEKRCKPDKITFTILIIGHCMKGRLSEAISIFNRMLGTGCAPDSITMTSLISCLLKAGMPNEAYRIMQIASEDFNLGLKSLKRNVPLRTNTDIPVAV